Proteins encoded in a region of the Paenibacillus sp. W2I17 genome:
- the rlmB gene encoding 23S rRNA (guanosine(2251)-2'-O)-methyltransferase RlmB, whose protein sequence is MEEEWIAGKHSVTEALRSGRTINKIWIADTAQKHLTQPIISEAKKLGIVIQHVDKRKLDQTVPGIQHQGVVAQAAPYAYVEVEDILAAAKAKNEHPFLILLDEIEDPHNLGSILRTADCTGAHGVIVPKRRSAAVTVTVSKTSAGAVEYVPVARVSNLGQTIDRLKEEGVWVVGTDVTAHEGVFGNGVFTGPVALVIGNENKGMGRLIREKCDVLIKLPMQGQINSLNASVAAGVVMYEVLRSRQAQE, encoded by the coding sequence ATGGAAGAAGAATGGATCGCCGGTAAACACTCCGTGACGGAGGCGCTGCGTTCAGGCCGGACCATTAATAAAATATGGATTGCCGATACAGCACAGAAACATCTGACTCAACCTATTATCTCGGAAGCTAAAAAACTAGGTATTGTCATTCAACACGTGGACAAGCGTAAGCTGGATCAAACGGTACCAGGCATTCAGCATCAGGGGGTAGTTGCTCAAGCGGCACCTTACGCTTATGTGGAGGTAGAAGACATTCTTGCCGCAGCAAAAGCGAAGAATGAGCATCCTTTCCTGATTCTGCTGGATGAGATTGAAGATCCTCATAACCTGGGGTCAATTTTGCGGACAGCAGATTGCACGGGTGCGCATGGCGTCATTGTACCCAAACGTCGCTCGGCAGCGGTAACCGTGACAGTATCCAAAACATCAGCAGGCGCTGTGGAGTACGTGCCAGTGGCTCGTGTAAGTAATCTTGGACAGACCATCGATCGCCTCAAAGAGGAAGGTGTATGGGTTGTAGGGACAGATGTCACGGCTCACGAAGGTGTCTTTGGTAATGGAGTCTTTACTGGCCCTGTGGCATTGGTAATCGGAAATGAGAACAAGGGAATGGGACGACTTATTCGTGAGAAATGCGATGTGCTGATCAAACTACCAATGCAAGGTCAGATTAATTCCCTGAATGCTTCCGTGGCAGCCGGGGTTGTCATGTACGAAGTGCTCCGCTCGCGTCAAGCGCAGGAATAG